One genomic segment of Coffea arabica cultivar ET-39 chromosome 6e, Coffea Arabica ET-39 HiFi, whole genome shotgun sequence includes these proteins:
- the LOC113697043 gene encoding protein arginine N-methyltransferase PRMT10-like isoform X1 encodes MSNSVNGVGGSNRATTSVNGGGGPAVDKGVDYANYFCTYAFLYHQKEMLSDRVRMDAYFNAVFENKHHFHGKTVLDVGTGSGILAIWSAQAGARKVYAVEATKMAQHARELVKANKLQDIVEVIEGSMEDVTLPEKVDVIISEWMGYFLLRESMFDSVICARDRWLKPDGVMYPSHARMWLAPISSKLANQKMSDFDGTIDDWYNFVDETKTYYGVDMSIFTKPFTDEQRKYYLQTSLWNNLHPNQVIGEAGIIKEIDCLTATIADILDVRASISTSIFAEDTRFCGYAGWFDVHFRGSMQNPAQQEIELTTAPSEDFGTHWGQQVFLLHPPLSVGQDDELIIHVSMNRSQENHRLMEIDFGCEIRYSSGKLLPPFRNKFYIE; translated from the exons ATGAGTAACTCGGTTAACGGAGTAGGCGGTAGCAACCGTGCCACCACCTCCGTAAACGGCGGAGGCGGCCCCGCCGTGGACAAGGGCGTGGATTACGCCAACTACTTCTGCACCTACGCCTTTCTGTACCACCAGAAAGAGATGCTGTCCGACCGAGTTCGCATGGACGCTTACTTCAATGCTGTTTTTGAGAACAAACACCACTTCCACGGAAAG ACTGTTCTGGATGTAGGAACAGGGAGTGGCATTTTAGCAATATGGTCAGCTCAAGCAGGCGCAAGGAAAGTCTATGCAGTGGAAGCTACCAAGATGGCACAACATGCCCGTGAACTTGTAAAAGCAAATAAGCTCCAGGATATAGTTGAAGTGATTGAAGGATCAATGGAAGATGTTACACTTCCAGAGAaag TTGATGTAATCATCTCAGAATGGATGGGATACTTTCTTCTGCGTGAATCAATGTTTGACTCAGTAATTTGTGCCCGTGACCGCTGGCTGAAGCCAGATGGAGTTAT GTATCCAAGCCATGCTCGCATGTGGTTGGCACCTATCAGCTCTAAATTAGCAAATCAAAAAATGAGCGACTTCGATGGAACCATTGATGACTGGTACAATTTTGTTGATGAGACTAAAACTTACTATGGTGTGGACATGAGCATCTTTACAAAGCCGTTCACTGATGAGCAGAGGAAATACTATTTACAG ACATCACTCTGGAATAACCTCCACCCAAATCAAGTTATTGGAGAAGCTGGCATTATAAAGGAAATAGATTGTTTAACAGCGACAATTGCGGATATACTTGATGTTCGGGCAAGCATATCAACTTCAATTTTTGCTGAAGATACCAGGTTCTGCGGTTATGCTGGATGGTTTGATGTCCATTTTAGA GGAAGTATGCAGAATCCTGCTCAACAGGAAATTGAATTGACAACTGCTCCAAGTGAAGATTTTGGGACCCATTGGGGCCAACAG GTGTTCCTCTTACATCCTCCTCTTAGCGTTGGCCAAGATGATGAATTAATCATCCATGTTTCCATGAATCGCTCTCAAGAAAATCATCGATTAATGGAGATTGACTTTGGCTGTGAGATAAGATATTCTTCTGGGAAATTGCTTCCCCCTTTCAGAAATAAATTTTACATCGAATGA
- the LOC113697043 gene encoding protein arginine N-methyltransferase PRMT10-like isoform X2, producing the protein MAQHARELVKANKLQDIVEVIEGSMEDVTLPEKVDVIISEWMGYFLLRESMFDSVICARDRWLKPDGVMYPSHARMWLAPISSKLANQKMSDFDGTIDDWYNFVDETKTYYGVDMSIFTKPFTDEQRKYYLQTSLWNNLHPNQVIGEAGIIKEIDCLTATIADILDVRASISTSIFAEDTRFCGYAGWFDVHFRGSMQNPAQQEIELTTAPSEDFGTHWGQQVFLLHPPLSVGQDDELIIHVSMNRSQENHRLMEIDFGCEIRYSSGKLLPPFRNKFYIE; encoded by the exons ATGGCACAACATGCCCGTGAACTTGTAAAAGCAAATAAGCTCCAGGATATAGTTGAAGTGATTGAAGGATCAATGGAAGATGTTACACTTCCAGAGAaag TTGATGTAATCATCTCAGAATGGATGGGATACTTTCTTCTGCGTGAATCAATGTTTGACTCAGTAATTTGTGCCCGTGACCGCTGGCTGAAGCCAGATGGAGTTAT GTATCCAAGCCATGCTCGCATGTGGTTGGCACCTATCAGCTCTAAATTAGCAAATCAAAAAATGAGCGACTTCGATGGAACCATTGATGACTGGTACAATTTTGTTGATGAGACTAAAACTTACTATGGTGTGGACATGAGCATCTTTACAAAGCCGTTCACTGATGAGCAGAGGAAATACTATTTACAG ACATCACTCTGGAATAACCTCCACCCAAATCAAGTTATTGGAGAAGCTGGCATTATAAAGGAAATAGATTGTTTAACAGCGACAATTGCGGATATACTTGATGTTCGGGCAAGCATATCAACTTCAATTTTTGCTGAAGATACCAGGTTCTGCGGTTATGCTGGATGGTTTGATGTCCATTTTAGA GGAAGTATGCAGAATCCTGCTCAACAGGAAATTGAATTGACAACTGCTCCAAGTGAAGATTTTGGGACCCATTGGGGCCAACAG GTGTTCCTCTTACATCCTCCTCTTAGCGTTGGCCAAGATGATGAATTAATCATCCATGTTTCCATGAATCGCTCTCAAGAAAATCATCGATTAATGGAGATTGACTTTGGCTGTGAGATAAGATATTCTTCTGGGAAATTGCTTCCCCCTTTCAGAAATAAATTTTACATCGAATGA
- the LOC113695253 gene encoding uncharacterized protein, with the protein MRYKKGSEVEVFCKDEVPSGSWRCGQVICGNGHHYTIRCIIGAKDEAIFERVSRKSIRPCPPVVHVSRSWMPGDVVEMLHNYSWKMATVSKVLKGNHFLVRLVGSSNEFKVHKFDIRLRQSWMDGKWIVVGKGFGNYDEEKCCEQPCFNYNYISGSFKGIKAKLDSHEEKDCVGTVNNINCQESHIVSKKNLKRVSHNVYPQAKAPESARKFRAIEKGGRHHRVIVADPSPLPEKVENYPYPKKLPGGKDICCLLNNKTTIFSQTDEGRIRIIDVAQYSNSRTSDCNDVDDDVSSVGSCSIGWDDPIKWPSRILACPVGYADDHSSDAESVCPLNKEEENYLQPNEEELAVEIHRLELHAYRCTLGALYALGPLSWEQETLMTNLRISLHISNDEHLMELRNLTSSATGIHVS; encoded by the exons ATGAGATACAAGAAAGGGAGCGAAGTCGAAGTATTTTGCAAAGATGAGGTGCCGTCCGGCTCCTGGCGTTGTGGGCAGGTAATATGTGGCAACGGTCACCATTACACCATCAGGTGCATTATAGGGGCTAAGGATGAGGCAATATTTGAGAGAGTCTCTAGGAAGTCAATTAGGCCATGCCCTCCTGTTGTTCATGTATCTCGGAGCTGGATGCCTGGTGATGTTGTTGAGATGTTGCACAATTACTCTTGGAAGATGGCTACGGTCTCAAAGGTTTTAAAGGGAAACCACTTTTTGGTCAGGCTTGTCGGATCCTCGAATGAGTTCAAGGTTCACAAGTTTGATATCCGGCTGAGGCAATCTTGGATGGATGGGAAATGGATCGTGGTTGGCAAG GGTTTTGGAAATTATGATGAAGAGAAATGCTGTGAACAGCCTTGTttcaattataattatatatcaggctcctttaaggggataaaagcAAAATTAGATTCCCACGAAGAAAAGGACTGTGTTGGTACTGTAAACAACATCAACTGCCAGGAATCACATATAGTTTCCAAGAAAAATCTAAAGAGAGTGTCTCACAATGTTTACCCTCAAGCTAAAGCACCTGAAAGTGCTCGAAAGTTTAGAGCAATCGAAAAAGGTGGTAGACATCATCGAGTGATTGTTGCTGATCCTTCCCCGTTGCCTGAGAAGGTAGAAAATTATCCTTATCCAAAGAAATTGCCAGGAGGAAAGGACATATGTTGTCttttaaacaataaaactacAATTTTCTCTCAAACGGATGAAGGGCGGATAAGAATCATTGATGTTGCAcaatattcaaactcaagaacTTCAGATTGTAATGATGTGGATGATGATGTGAGCTCTGTTGGCAGCTGTTCTATTGGTTGGGACGATCCCATTAAGTGGCCTTCTAGGATCTTGGCATGTCCTGTTGGATATGCTGACGATCATTCCAGTGATGCTGAGTCTGTTTGTCCGCTAAATAAAGAGGAAGAGAACTATTTACAACCCAATGAAGAGGAGTTGGCTGTGGAAATTCATAGGTTAGAGTTGCATGCCTATCGCTGCACTCTGGGGGCTTTATATGCATTAGGACCTTTAAGTTGGGAACAAGAAACGTTGATGACAAACCTTCGTATTTCCCTTCATATATCAAATGATGAGCATTTGATGGAGTTAAGGAACTTAACATCTAGTGCAACCGGCATCCACGTTAGTTGA
- the LOC113695069 gene encoding cytochrome P450 734A1, which translates to MEEEKLLHCLKLLLISSLLSYFMLKVLVLLWWRPRKIEEHFSKQGIRGPPYRFLVGNAKELVSLMLKASSQPMPFSHNILPRVLSFYHHWRKIYGATFLVWFGPNVRLTVADPDLIREIFTSKSEFYEKNEAHPLIRQLEGDGLLSLKGEKWAHHRKIITPTFHMENLKLLIPMGASSVVEMLDKWFAPANGSGEGNEIEIEVSEWFQNLTEDIVTRAAFGRSYEEGKAIFRLQAQQMVLASEAFQKVSIPGYRFLPTRSNMKSWKLDKEIKKSLMKVIDQRKENWGSEIKENGPKDLLGLMIKASMKGVSSSSSSSSRARESNANSNSNSCPFPSSVITVKDIAEECKSFFFAGEQTTSNLLTWTTVLLAMHPEWQDRARDEVLKVCGPRDIPSKDDLVKLKTISMILNESLRLYPPIVATIRRAKADMELGGCKIPSGTELLIPILAVHHDHALWGNDANEFNPARFSEGVARAAKHPVAFIPFGLGVRQCIGQNLAILQAKLTLAIMLQRCTFRLAPRYQHAPTVLMLLYPQYGAPIIFHPLSHDPVTPQNRRS; encoded by the exons ATGGAAGAAGAAAAACTCTTGCACTGCCTCAAGCTACTCCTCATCTCTTCCCTGCTCTCCTATTTTATGCTCAAAGTCTTAGTTTTGCTATGGTGGAGACCGAGAAAAATAGAGGAACATTTCTCCAAACAAGGTATTAGAGGACCCCCTTATCGTTTCTTGGTTGGCAATGCCAAGGAGCTCGTGAGCCTAATGTTGAAGGCCTCTTCTCAACCCATGCCTTTTTCCCACAACATACTCCCACGGGTGCTCTCCTTCTATCACCACTGGCGCAAAATCTATG GTGCAACATTTCTAGTATGGTTCGGACCGAACGTTCGACTGACGGTGGCGGATCCCGACCTCATCCGAGAAATCTTCACATCAAAATCTGAATTCTACGAGAAAAATGAAGCGCACCCGCTCATCAGGCAACTCGAAGGCGATGGCTTGCTCAGCCTCAAAGGGGAAAAATGGGCTCACCACAGAAAAATCATCACACCTACCTTCCATATGGAAAATCTCAAA TTGTTAATACCGATGGGGGCGAGTAGCGTGGTTGAAATGTTGGACAAATGGTTCGCTCCGGCAAACGGTAGTGGGGAAGGAAATGAGATTGAAATTGAAGTATCGGAATGGTTCCAGAACTTGACAGAGGATATTGTGACCCGGGCAGCCTTTGGCCGCAGCTACGAGGAAGGAAAAGCCATTTTCCGGCTCCAAGCTCAACAAATGGTGCTTGCTTCCGAGGCTTTCCAAAAAGTTTCCATCCCAGGTTACAG ATTCTTGCCCACGAGAAGTAACATGAAGTCTTGGAAATTGGACAAGGAAATCAAGAAATCACTGATGAAGGTGATCgatcaaaggaaagaaaactggGGGAGCGAAATCAAGGAAAATGGACCCAAGGACTTGCTGGGATTAATGATCAAAGCAAGCATGAAAGGggtcagcagcagcagcagtagcAGTAGCAGGGCGCGGGAATCAAATGccaattccaattccaattcgTGTCCATTCCCATCATCAGTAATTACGGTGAAAGATATAGCAGAGGAATGCAAGAGCTTTTTCTTTGCCGGGGAGCAGACAACATCCAACTTGCTGACGTGGACGACCGTTTTGCTAGCAATGCACCCAGAATGGCAGGACCGAGCACGTGACGAGGTGCTCAAGGTGTGCGGACCACGTGACATCCCCTCCAAAGATGATCTTGTCAAGCTTAAGACG ATCAGCATGATACTAAACGAGTCGCTCCGACTATACCCGCCAATTGTCGCGACGATCAGACGAGCAAAGGCTGACATGGAGCTAGGAGGATGCAAGATCCCCAGCGGCACGGAGCTTTTGATACCAATCCTCGCCGTCCATCACGACCATGCCTTGTGGGGAAACGACGCCAATGAATTTAACCCCGCTCGATTCTCTGAAGGGGTGGCTCGAGCCGCCAAACATCCCGTGGCATTCATTCCCTTTGGGTTGGGGGTCCGGCAGTGCATCGGCCAAAATCTAGCCATCCTCCAAGCCAAGCTAACTCTTGCAATCATGCTTCAGCGCTGCACATTTCGCCTGGCCCCACGTTATCAACACGCTCCGACGGTCCTGATGCTTCTCTACCCGCAATACGGGGCTCCTATCATCTTTCACCCTTTGTCCCATGATCCCGTGACTCCCCAAAATCGACGGTCCTAG